Proteins encoded within one genomic window of Bombus vancouverensis nearcticus chromosome 4, iyBomVanc1_principal, whole genome shotgun sequence:
- the Sod2 gene encoding superoxide dismutase 2: MFAARRALFSNTIKDTFVRTKHSLPELPYDYKALEPIICAEIMQLHHSKHHATYVNNLNVAEEKMKEAVAKGDVNTQIALGPAIKFNGGGHLNHSIFWCNLSPNGGKPDAALLKQIEKDFGSMEEMKKRLSESTVAIQGSGWGWLGYCPKAKSLRIATCANQDPLQATTGLIPLFGIDVWEHAYYLQYKNVRPDYVKAIFDIVNWNDVNSRYNNALKC, translated from the exons ATGTTCGCAGCAAGACGTGCTCTGTTTTCCAACACAAT CAAAGACACATTTGTGAGAACAAAACATTCACTACCTGAATTACCCTATGATTACAAGGCTTTGGAACCTATCATCTGCGCTGAAATTATGCAACTTCATCATTCAAAGCATCATGCGACATATGTTAACAATTTAAATGTTGCTgaagagaaaatgaaagaagcTGTCGCTAAAGGTGATGTTAATACGCAAATTGCATTGGGTCCAGCTATTAAATTCAATGGAGGAGGTCACTTAAATCACTCAATTTTCTGGTGTAATCTTTCACCAAATGGCGGTAAACCAGATG CTGCACTCCTCAAACAGATTGAGAAGGACTTTGGTAGTATGGAAGAGATGAAAAAGCGGTTATCTGAGAGTACTGTTGCAATCCAAGGTTCTGGTTGGGGTTGGCTTGGATATTGTCCAAAAGCAAAATCTTTAAGGATAGCTACTTGCGCTAACCAAGATCCTCTCCAAGCTACAACTGGTCTGATACCACTTTTTGGTATCGATGTTTGGGAACATGCGTACTATTTACAATATAAGAATGTTCGACCTGATTACGTTAAAGCTATCTTCGACATAGTGAACTGGAATGACGTGAATAGCCGTTACAACAATGCTCTGAAATGTTAG